AAGCGGCGCCGGAACGCGGTCTGGTCCGCCTCGACGAGGTCCGCGAAGGCGTCGACCAGCGTGTCGACGATGAACCCGGTGCGCGTCTCGGGAGCGGTCATGGGCCTGGGTACCGCGGACCCGGCCCCCGCGCCACCCCCTGGCGGTGCCGTCGGGGTCGACGGCCCGCGGTCCGCGGCTACGCGCGGCGCGCGGTGAGGAGCAGGTACTCCCACGCCATGGACGTGCCGCCGTCGTCGAGGCCGTGCCGCCGGGCCAGGTCGTCCAGCGCCGCGTCGAGCCCGGCGGTCCGCGACGGGTCGTCGGCCAGGGAGCGGTAGACGGCGACGGTCGGGCCGTAGCAGGCCTTGAAGAGCTCGCGGAACTCCTCGGGCGAGCCGAAGGCGGTGACCTCCAGGCTCTGCCGGCGGGCGTCGACGTCGACGACGCGGTCGCCCAGCAGGTCGCGGACGTGCGCCTCGTCGCCCCACAGGGGCGGGGGCTGCGCGCCGGGGGGCGGGGCCGGGGCGAACGGCCGGATGGTGGCGAGCATCTGCCCGACGAAGCCTCCGGGGGTCCACGACAGCAGCCCGACGGTGCCGCCCGGCCGGCAGACCCGCACGAGCTCGTCGGCCGCGCGCCGGTGGTGCGGGGCGAACATCACCCCCACGCACGACATGACGACGTCGAAGGAGGCGTCGTCGAAGGGGAGCCGTTCGGCGTCGGCGGCCTGCCAGGTCAGGCGCAGCCCGGCCTGCTCGGCGGCCTCGCGGCCGGTGTCGAGGAGCTCGGGCGTGAGGTCGGTGGCGGTGACGTCGGCCCCGGTGCGGGCGGCGGGAAGGGCCGCGTTGCCCGTGCCCGCGGCCACGTCGAGGACGCGGTCCCCCGGGCCGGGCCGGCAGGCCTCGACCAGCACGGGGCCGAGGACGGGGATGACCTCCGAGGCCACGGTCGCGTAGCTCCCGGAGGCCCACATCGCGCGGTGCCGGGCCTTGAGGGCGTCGTCGGCCGGGTCGGCCTGGTCGGGGACAGGACGGCCGGGGACGACCGCGACCCCGTCGCTCCCGGTCCCGGGTGCGGTGCTCGGCATGGTGACCTCCTGGAGACGGCGCGGGCCCGCCGGTCG
This genomic stretch from Aquipuribacter hungaricus harbors:
- a CDS encoding class I SAM-dependent methyltransferase; the protein is MPSTAPGTGSDGVAVVPGRPVPDQADPADDALKARHRAMWASGSYATVASEVIPVLGPVLVEACRPGPGDRVLDVAAGTGNAALPAARTGADVTATDLTPELLDTGREAAEQAGLRLTWQAADAERLPFDDASFDVVMSCVGVMFAPHHRRAADELVRVCRPGGTVGLLSWTPGGFVGQMLATIRPFAPAPPPGAQPPPLWGDEAHVRDLLGDRVVDVDARRQSLEVTAFGSPEEFRELFKACYGPTVAVYRSLADDPSRTAGLDAALDDLARRHGLDDGGTSMAWEYLLLTARRA